In one Nitrososphaera viennensis EN76 genomic region, the following are encoded:
- a CDS encoding ATP-binding cassette domain-containing protein — MTSPLLEVRDLRKYFPVKRSFRQVLHHKGQDFVRAVDGVSFTLERGKVLVLAGESGSGKTTVARLVLRAIDPDAGSIIFEGSDVTRYTGSQLKHFRSSVHMVYQDPYASLNPRMKIMDIVMEPLSIHDKASTKEQKEEKVLKALEEVRLVPAQEIARRRPHMLSGGQRQRVALARALVMRPALIVADEPVSMLDVSVRGEILELMQTLRQRFSLSYIYITHDLSTARYVGDDIAIMNAGRIVETGPIDRVLLSPAHQYTKSLIEAIPDPDRGRAYESTP; from the coding sequence ATGACATCTCCGCTGCTTGAAGTCAGAGACCTGCGCAAGTACTTTCCAGTCAAGCGCAGCTTCCGGCAGGTGCTCCACCACAAGGGCCAGGATTTTGTCAGGGCAGTCGACGGCGTCAGCTTTACGCTAGAGCGGGGCAAGGTGCTCGTGCTTGCAGGCGAGTCAGGGTCTGGCAAGACCACGGTCGCAAGGCTGGTGCTTCGCGCAATCGATCCGGACGCAGGGTCGATAATCTTTGAGGGAAGCGACGTCACGCGCTACACAGGCAGCCAGCTGAAGCACTTTCGCTCCTCCGTTCACATGGTGTACCAGGACCCGTATGCGTCGCTGAACCCCCGCATGAAGATAATGGACATCGTGATGGAGCCCCTTTCCATACACGACAAGGCAAGCACGAAGGAGCAGAAGGAGGAAAAGGTGCTCAAGGCGCTTGAGGAGGTGAGGCTCGTGCCGGCGCAAGAGATCGCACGGCGCCGGCCCCACATGCTCTCGGGCGGCCAGCGCCAGAGGGTCGCGCTTGCAAGGGCGCTTGTGATGAGGCCGGCGCTCATCGTGGCCGACGAGCCGGTCTCGATGCTCGACGTCTCTGTGAGGGGCGAGATACTGGAGCTCATGCAGACGCTCCGCCAGCGCTTTTCCCTCTCGTACATCTACATCACCCACGATTTATCGACCGCCCGCTATGTCGGCGACGACATTGCCATCATGAACGCCGGCAGGATAGTTGAGACGGGGCCCATCGACAGGGTGCTCCTGAGCCCGGCGCACCAGTATACTAAGTCGCTGATAGAGGCGATACCGGACCCCGACCGCGGCAGGGCATATGAGAGCACACCATGA
- a CDS encoding D-glucuronyl C5-epimerase family protein, which translates to MAAPERRISAGRPVPDENGVMMYDYGGSIGVVYNPKVVTAYGLQYHDSYRRTGDPQARRNLINTANWLLEHAKEKGDGKCSLWEYGFKWGWYGGVEPPYTSALAQAEGVNVLLLAHEITGRDRYLAEARRAFGAFLVDYDDGGVASDEGRDSIFLQLLAKPGFQKTYVLNGHTNSLIYVWKYHQYTRDYRALIVFGKGVNWLTVDGNLQKYYTGDWSYYDQMGNRAKDNYHQGHIAQLGKLYEITGEPVLKEYCDKFAACVRQGP; encoded by the coding sequence ATGGCAGCTCCAGAACGACGCATCAGCGCTGGCAGGCCGGTTCCGGACGAAAACGGGGTCATGATGTATGACTATGGCGGGTCGATAGGCGTCGTCTACAACCCGAAAGTAGTCACCGCGTACGGGCTGCAGTATCATGACAGTTACCGGCGGACAGGCGACCCGCAGGCCAGGCGGAATCTCATCAACACCGCCAACTGGCTGCTAGAACACGCAAAAGAAAAAGGTGACGGCAAATGTTCGCTATGGGAATACGGATTCAAATGGGGGTGGTACGGGGGAGTCGAGCCCCCGTACACTTCGGCGCTTGCACAGGCTGAAGGAGTCAACGTCCTGCTTCTGGCGCACGAAATAACGGGGCGCGACCGCTACCTCGCAGAAGCAAGAAGAGCCTTTGGCGCGTTTCTGGTAGATTACGACGACGGCGGGGTCGCAAGCGACGAGGGAAGGGACTCGATATTTCTGCAACTTCTGGCCAAGCCGGGCTTTCAAAAGACCTATGTGCTCAACGGCCACACAAACTCGCTGATATACGTGTGGAAATACCACCAGTACACACGCGACTACCGGGCGCTCATCGTGTTTGGCAAGGGAGTAAACTGGCTCACCGTTGACGGCAACCTGCAAAAATACTACACCGGCGACTGGTCTTACTACGACCAGATGGGCAACAGGGCAAAAGACAACTATCACCAGGGGCACATTGCCCAGCTTGGCAAGCTGTACGAAATAACAGGCGAGCCTGTGCTGAAAGAATACTGCGACAAGTTTGCCGCCTGCGTCAGACAAGGGCCGTAG
- a CDS encoding diphthine--ammonia ligase, translated as MRLAALFSGGKDSTFAIYRARQQGHAIECLITMHPAADDSALFHYPNSRITKHLAEAMGVPLLESAVVAGTDRDAEIEALDAAVAQAKSLYRIEGVVNGGIASIFQKQVFEEVCKRHGLVPVSPLWGVEPERYMADLLASGFVVMIVGVSAMGLEKEWLGRVIDRESLAKLVWLSRKYGFNLTFEGGEAETLVLDCPLYPKKRLAVRQATARWDGQRGMFEILEAELLDK; from the coding sequence ATGAGGCTGGCAGCGCTTTTCTCTGGAGGCAAGGACAGCACGTTTGCCATCTACCGCGCAAGGCAGCAAGGCCACGCCATCGAATGCCTGATAACCATGCATCCTGCAGCCGATGACAGCGCGCTATTTCACTACCCGAACAGCCGCATCACGAAACACCTTGCAGAGGCGATGGGGGTTCCGCTGCTAGAGTCTGCCGTCGTGGCCGGCACGGACAGGGATGCTGAAATTGAGGCACTTGACGCGGCCGTGGCGCAGGCAAAATCGCTCTACCGCATTGAGGGAGTAGTCAACGGCGGAATCGCCAGCATATTCCAAAAGCAGGTATTTGAGGAGGTCTGCAAAAGGCACGGCCTTGTGCCCGTCTCGCCTCTCTGGGGCGTCGAGCCGGAAAGATACATGGCCGACCTCCTGGCAAGCGGCTTTGTCGTGATGATAGTGGGCGTCTCTGCAATGGGGCTTGAAAAAGAGTGGCTTGGCAGGGTCATCGACAGGGAGTCGCTCGCAAAACTCGTCTGGCTTTCAAGAAAATACGGCTTTAACCTGACGTTTGAGGGCGGCGAGGCAGAAACGCTTGTCCTTGACTGCCCGCTCTACCCGAAAAAAAGGCTCGCCGTGAGGCAGGCAACAGCCCGGTGGGACGGCCAGAGGGGAATGTTTGAAATACTGGAAGCAGAGCTATTAGACAAGTAG
- a CDS encoding nucleotidyltransferase domain-containing protein, giving the protein MSPAELEALQKCMDRVARGRKVAAACIYGSKAAGYARQDSDIDVMVVLENYPYRVKYAYMKESGVDVSALVVDKKSLERDAKSAHMGEFVAGRLLHVYEPIANPEFFSEVERTYKRRVILEELQELVKSTSALATEISFPLEYIAFSKVRRRAAMYPNAVYSYFKTYTVSPRNLDFAMQGYRRALADIVIEDPGLLMIDGQMLRLSKERVRFARGGPALLLTKKLRHFISSYVIHSYAGRHTFHLAAKEAESKIRRHIRQPIEFPPFLACPACAYWKIPEGVLVAAAADRHKEDWLDAVAEAHGISEYSAKKRRLGNPNSRTMLYTLKHDDGKNELKIAAKELARTKSVKWAALSMWTAQVKKFKVDPMFRLGTEYRAIRYLRTLGLRTPEIEAVVLDRRILATRFMDGTSLAGIIRGALAGKEGLAIIREAGRQVAIVHAAGACFGNIKPKNVIAGDNEQQLWFTDLEQFVFEGGDPAWDLAQFVCWGLKGNTNAPAAAKVAAEFLEGYGNEKVAGRLAQSKRYIENFLPVLSPQVARAIKNVARSI; this is encoded by the coding sequence GTGTCGCCGGCAGAACTTGAAGCGCTGCAAAAATGCATGGACAGAGTCGCCAGGGGCCGCAAGGTGGCCGCGGCGTGCATCTATGGATCAAAGGCCGCAGGCTATGCCCGGCAGGACAGCGACATCGACGTCATGGTCGTCCTTGAAAACTATCCGTACAGGGTAAAGTACGCCTACATGAAGGAATCCGGCGTCGACGTTTCGGCCCTTGTCGTGGACAAAAAGTCGCTTGAAAGGGACGCCAAGAGCGCGCACATGGGCGAGTTCGTGGCCGGCCGGCTCCTGCACGTCTACGAGCCGATAGCAAACCCGGAGTTCTTTTCAGAGGTCGAAAGAACCTACAAGCGCCGGGTGATACTTGAGGAGCTGCAGGAGCTTGTCAAGTCGACAAGCGCCCTTGCCACGGAAATATCATTCCCGCTGGAATACATCGCCTTTTCCAAGGTAAGGCGCCGCGCGGCGATGTACCCGAACGCTGTATACAGCTACTTCAAGACATACACGGTAAGCCCGCGCAACCTGGACTTTGCCATGCAGGGCTACCGGCGGGCGCTTGCCGACATTGTGATTGAAGACCCCGGGCTGTTAATGATCGACGGCCAGATGCTCCGGCTGTCCAAAGAGCGCGTCAGGTTTGCGCGGGGCGGGCCGGCGCTCCTGCTGACAAAAAAGCTCCGTCATTTCATCAGCTCGTACGTCATCCACTCGTACGCCGGCAGGCATACATTTCACCTTGCGGCCAAGGAGGCAGAGTCCAAGATCCGGCGCCACATCCGCCAGCCCATCGAGTTCCCGCCGTTTCTTGCCTGCCCTGCGTGCGCCTACTGGAAGATACCCGAGGGCGTGCTTGTAGCGGCAGCAGCTGACAGGCATAAAGAGGATTGGCTTGACGCCGTTGCAGAGGCGCACGGCATTTCAGAATATTCTGCGAAAAAGCGCCGGCTCGGCAACCCAAACAGCAGGACGATGCTCTACACGCTAAAGCACGACGACGGAAAGAATGAGCTGAAAATAGCCGCAAAAGAGCTTGCCCGCACAAAGTCGGTCAAGTGGGCGGCTCTCAGCATGTGGACCGCACAGGTAAAAAAATTCAAGGTCGACCCGATGTTCCGACTCGGCACCGAATATCGTGCAATCCGGTACCTGCGCACGCTGGGGCTAAGGACGCCGGAAATAGAGGCAGTGGTCCTTGACAGGCGGATTCTTGCAACCCGGTTCATGGACGGCACGAGCCTTGCCGGCATTATCCGGGGCGCGCTTGCTGGAAAGGAGGGCCTTGCAATAATCAGGGAGGCTGGAAGGCAGGTTGCAATCGTCCATGCCGCAGGCGCTTGCTTTGGCAACATCAAGCCCAAGAACGTGATCGCAGGTGACAATGAGCAGCAGCTATGGTTCACAGACCTTGAGCAGTTTGTCTTTGAGGGAGGAGACCCCGCGTGGGACCTTGCGCAGTTTGTGTGCTGGGGCCTGAAGGGAAACACAAACGCGCCGGCGGCAGCAAAGGTGGCAGCCGAGTTTCTGGAAGGGTATGGAAATGAAAAAGTAGCCGGACGGCTTGCGCAAAGCAAGCGCTACATCGAGAACTTTTTACCTGTCCTGTCGCCGCAGGTAGCCCGGGCGATCAAAAACGTGGCCCGCAGCATCTAA
- a CDS encoding ABC transporter permease, which yields MARRSANMLIVLFATLVLTIALLGPTMDRILSDAARFAVVDEVNHAKLKFQSAQERQQYIDDRVQLQIRTLGLDEPWYSPKRFTNTVLKVMTLDLGRSNFFTSDSGSSSVRDIILERMPKTVLLFTTSTLVITVIGLYLGAYVANKSGSVLDRLNSAFAVFSGSFPTWWVGILMIFAFAFTYHIFPARATPLTAPSDPAYVPDLLYHMVLPLITIVAVGFGSWAYIVRYFVVGILGEDYIAAKRAAGVPEKRIVYSHALKNAAPPIVTVIALSLAGSFGGAITVEAVFDWPGMGRLYYDAIGFLDIPVIIGLTYVATVIFVVTVFVTDIVYAYFDPRVKVG from the coding sequence TTGGCAAGGCGTTCGGCAAACATGCTGATCGTGCTGTTTGCGACGCTCGTACTTACGATAGCGCTCCTTGGCCCGACGATGGACAGGATACTGTCCGACGCGGCCAGGTTTGCCGTCGTTGACGAGGTCAACCACGCCAAGCTGAAATTCCAGAGCGCACAGGAGCGGCAGCAGTACATCGACGACAGGGTCCAGCTCCAGATAAGGACGCTCGGCCTCGACGAGCCGTGGTACTCGCCAAAGAGGTTCACAAACACCGTGCTCAAGGTGATGACGCTTGACCTGGGCAGGTCCAACTTTTTCACAAGCGACAGCGGCTCCTCAAGCGTCAGAGACATCATACTGGAAAGGATGCCCAAGACGGTGCTCCTCTTCACGACCTCGACCCTAGTGATAACCGTCATAGGGCTGTACCTGGGCGCCTACGTCGCCAACAAGTCAGGCTCTGTTCTTGACAGGCTCAACTCGGCGTTTGCGGTGTTTAGCGGAAGCTTTCCCACGTGGTGGGTGGGAATACTCATGATCTTTGCGTTTGCGTTTACATACCACATCTTCCCGGCGCGGGCTACCCCGCTCACCGCGCCGTCGGACCCCGCGTACGTGCCTGATTTATTATATCACATGGTGCTCCCGCTCATAACCATAGTCGCGGTGGGCTTTGGCTCGTGGGCATACATCGTGAGGTATTTCGTGGTGGGCATACTGGGCGAGGATTATATCGCGGCAAAGAGGGCAGCCGGCGTGCCGGAAAAGAGGATCGTCTATTCCCATGCGCTGAAAAACGCGGCTCCCCCCATAGTCACCGTGATCGCGCTCAGCCTTGCAGGGTCCTTTGGCGGGGCCATCACCGTCGAGGCGGTGTTTGACTGGCCCGGCATGGGGAGGCTCTACTACGACGCAATAGGCTTTCTGGACATACCGGTCATAATCGGCCTCACGTACGTCGCCACGGTCATTTTCGTAGTCACCGTCTTTGTCACCGACATCGTCTACGCCTATTTTGACCCGAGGGTGAAGGTCGGATGA
- a CDS encoding signal recognition particle receptor subunit alpha, whose protein sequence is MFDNLRDGLRSALKKIVGASDINEELIDSLCKDIQRSLLLSDVKAALVKAITDNLKQRAMTEQPPKGLSRKDHIVTILYGELARMLGYSGEVITTIDKKGIDDDPGVTAFFKPGKQNVVLLLGIQGSGKTTVTAKLARWLTKHGYRVGVIGTDTWRPGALTQLKMNCAKINVEVYGEEESKDAVGIARHGLEHFKPQNLDVIIIDTAGRHKEEAGLLQEMAEMHKVSTPDLALLVLDGTIGQQAYSQAEAFHKAAPLGGIIITKLDGTAKGGGALAASAATGAKVMFIGTGERIDDLEQFSPTRFVGRLLGMGDIKALLEMAKGLEMQADENQAKRVLSGKMTIEDFYAQMEQVSKIGFRNVIENMPGLSGMVKEDQLDAMQARMEKWRFIIQSMTKDEKKDPDIINEARRKRIARGSGMPESEVKHMITQYNNSKAMMKQSKGRQMQGLMRKFGLG, encoded by the coding sequence ATGTTTGACAACCTGCGTGACGGGCTGAGGAGCGCGCTAAAAAAGATCGTAGGCGCGTCGGACATTAACGAGGAGCTGATTGATTCGCTGTGCAAGGACATCCAGCGCTCGCTCTTGCTCTCTGACGTAAAGGCAGCGCTTGTCAAGGCAATCACCGACAACCTGAAGCAGCGCGCAATGACCGAGCAGCCGCCAAAGGGGCTCTCCCGCAAGGACCACATCGTCACTATCCTGTACGGCGAGCTGGCAAGGATGCTCGGCTATTCCGGCGAGGTGATAACCACCATCGACAAAAAGGGCATAGACGACGACCCCGGCGTCACCGCGTTCTTCAAGCCCGGCAAGCAGAACGTCGTGCTCCTCCTAGGCATCCAGGGCTCGGGCAAGACGACGGTCACGGCAAAGCTTGCAAGGTGGCTCACAAAGCACGGCTACCGGGTGGGGGTCATCGGGACTGACACCTGGCGCCCCGGCGCTCTTACGCAGCTGAAGATGAACTGCGCCAAGATAAACGTCGAGGTGTACGGGGAAGAGGAAAGCAAGGACGCAGTAGGCATTGCAAGGCACGGCCTTGAGCACTTTAAACCGCAGAACCTAGACGTGATAATCATAGACACCGCCGGCAGGCACAAGGAGGAGGCCGGCCTCTTGCAGGAGATGGCCGAGATGCACAAGGTGTCGACGCCGGACCTCGCACTGCTCGTCCTGGACGGGACCATAGGCCAGCAGGCGTACAGCCAGGCCGAGGCGTTCCACAAGGCGGCTCCACTAGGCGGCATCATCATCACCAAGCTGGACGGCACCGCAAAGGGCGGAGGCGCGCTTGCAGCCTCTGCAGCCACGGGCGCAAAGGTGATGTTCATCGGGACCGGCGAGCGCATCGACGACCTAGAGCAGTTCTCGCCCACGCGCTTTGTCGGCCGCCTGCTTGGAATGGGCGACATCAAGGCGCTCTTGGAGATGGCAAAGGGCCTGGAGATGCAGGCGGACGAGAACCAGGCCAAGAGGGTGCTTTCCGGCAAGATGACCATCGAGGATTTCTACGCGCAGATGGAGCAGGTGAGCAAGATTGGTTTTAGAAACGTCATCGAAAACATGCCTGGGCTCTCCGGCATGGTAAAAGAGGATCAGCTGGACGCGATGCAGGCGCGCATGGAAAAGTGGCGCTTTATCATCCAGTCGATGACCAAGGACGAGAAGAAGGACCCTGACATCATTAACGAGGCGAGGCGCAAGCGCATAGCCCGCGGCTCGGGGATGCCTGAAAGCGAGGTCAAGCACATGATCACGCAGTACAACAACTCGAAGGCCATGATGAAGCAGTCCAAGGGCCGGCAGATGCAGGGCCTCATGAGGAAATTCGGCCTTGGTTGA
- a CDS encoding tRNA pseudouridine(54/55) synthase Pus10: MVDAAAAIANALPLLKEYQLCRHCLLRQAGASKRAAADKCYICKGLFGRLDEIAKKAFLATKQYQFDTFLVGATLPTQPYEREDALRARLKIRGRESIKNQLTRELGTRLSKITRKKANYLRPDLTINVVIGKNGEIEATARSRPLALLCRYAKRERGLPQKAGKCPLCLGKGCNLCDGTGLDGLESVEGIVAKHIMKMTGGQAPKFSWMGSEDQSSLVLGKGRPFYAKVSDPKVRKPRKTKFAEAGVEGKVVKVLDDVPDTQARFMVKTRIACKCDRAIVPDDIKKLKKSLAGAQAKFENRSKMAVKKIHSVQAKKTAESELVLTILADGGLPIKQFVGGEQYIEPNVSSLLSARCECTTFDILKVDLLDAGQKLSNR; this comes from the coding sequence TTGGTTGATGCCGCTGCTGCCATCGCAAACGCTCTGCCACTCTTGAAGGAGTACCAGCTGTGCAGGCACTGCCTTTTGCGGCAGGCCGGAGCAAGTAAAAGAGCGGCAGCCGACAAATGCTACATCTGCAAGGGGCTCTTTGGGAGGCTCGACGAGATTGCAAAAAAGGCGTTTCTGGCGACAAAGCAGTATCAATTCGACACCTTTCTTGTCGGGGCAACACTGCCGACGCAGCCGTACGAGCGCGAGGACGCGCTGCGCGCAAGGCTCAAGATCCGGGGCAGGGAAAGCATCAAGAACCAGCTTACAAGGGAGCTTGGGACGCGCCTTTCAAAAATAACGCGGAAAAAGGCCAACTATTTGCGGCCGGACCTGACAATCAACGTCGTGATAGGCAAGAACGGCGAGATCGAGGCGACTGCAAGGTCAAGGCCACTTGCCCTCTTGTGCAGGTACGCAAAGAGGGAGCGGGGCCTTCCGCAAAAGGCCGGGAAATGCCCGCTCTGCCTCGGCAAGGGGTGCAACCTCTGCGACGGCACCGGCCTTGACGGCCTTGAAAGCGTCGAGGGCATCGTGGCCAAGCACATCATGAAAATGACAGGCGGGCAGGCGCCGAAATTCTCGTGGATGGGAAGCGAGGACCAGTCAAGCCTCGTTCTTGGCAAGGGAAGGCCGTTTTACGCCAAGGTGTCAGACCCAAAAGTGCGAAAGCCAAGGAAAACAAAATTTGCAGAGGCAGGCGTTGAAGGAAAAGTGGTGAAAGTGCTTGACGACGTGCCAGACACGCAGGCGCGCTTTATGGTCAAAACAAGAATCGCGTGCAAGTGCGACCGCGCGATTGTCCCGGACGACATCAAGAAGCTGAAAAAGTCGCTTGCAGGCGCGCAGGCAAAATTTGAAAACCGCTCAAAGATGGCAGTTAAAAAGATCCATTCTGTGCAGGCAAAAAAAACTGCTGAAAGCGAGCTTGTACTCACAATTTTGGCTGACGGCGGCCTTCCTATCAAGCAGTTTGTGGGAGGCGAGCAGTACATCGAGCCAAACGTTTCGAGCCTTCTAAGCGCCAGGTGCGAGTGCACCACGTTTGACATCCTCAAAGTAGATCTTTTGGACGCCGGTCAAAAATTGAGCAATCGCTAG
- a CDS encoding CFI-box-CTERM domain-containing protein: protein MNKAPLLSLSIILVLLLPVFSTVFNTASAQQQQTEKKGPYVDQVTFIHRDDENLALEEVKSGNLDAYYFHIPLEAAADAKSDPRVTVYDRTAGSAGLLMNPAPARDGNSLNPFSIKEVRFAMNYLIDRQFVVNEIYKGYGSPLVDPFGIYSPEYLNVIDTVESFGFSYNPGLAEKMITDAMTAAGATKDAASGNKWMFKESPVTVKIMIRLDDASRKSIGELVASKLEESGFTVQKEYGDLTKANTIVYGSNPQDLKWNVYTEGLAGTSVFVKYNPIIPGQMYAPWVGNMPGSQNPSFWNYQNSTLDEITQKIFFANFTSAEDRSRLVNAAVKGGIQESVRIFLAQRTEPFVVSSSLKGVVNDFGAGITSKYSLVNARPSDGKGTLNIGVKQIHQGSWNGIGGLSDTYSRDIFNNVYDSATFRDPYTGEIIPMRTQWTDISTQGPTGKLQVAEDAQTWDPATQKWKDAGPDATATSKVTYKLLYSKWHNGIPMDKSDLLYSQYFTFEWGTNSGSDDQTVDPEYTSSAAPALPLLKGIKFTSDGTLESYVNFWHYDDKEIADFAPAWAAEPWEITAATERLVTDGKFAYSRSQASAKNVDWLDPIVPEHAQAIKEELQQMKSENYVPAALKGIVSVDDAKKRYDASIAWINTHGNAIISNGAFYLDSFNIAGGTITIRAFRDPSYPFEQGHWSAYENPKLATIERVDAARMIEIGKPAEMTVSVQVDGKPSNDALVEYFIFNKDGKVVARGEAKAAQDGSAAGTFRVDLTPENTSKLTPGPSQLKIFANSKYAFRPDISTNTILAVAAGAPGGSNSGGVSTTTPGSNGGQQQQQPQQPAQPSGCLIATAAFGSELTPQVQYLRNFREHYILSTASGAAFMNAFNTVYYSFSPQVADYERQQPWLQATVKTALYPLFGILMASEKAYSVAAGGDAGAVAAGAVASTLIGAVYLWPAALSARLQGRFGIAAKVSLAVMGAAAALIAIGVATTDNSPLLLLAGTSLFVLSAASASAIAVGKLARIGYTALIRQAGRH, encoded by the coding sequence GTGAATAAAGCACCCCTGCTGTCTCTGTCGATAATTCTTGTACTGCTTTTGCCCGTTTTTTCCACAGTTTTCAATACCGCGTCTGCCCAGCAACAGCAGACGGAAAAGAAGGGTCCGTACGTGGATCAGGTGACGTTTATCCACCGCGACGACGAGAACCTCGCCCTTGAGGAGGTCAAGTCGGGAAACCTTGACGCCTATTATTTCCATATTCCGCTTGAAGCGGCGGCCGACGCAAAGAGCGACCCCCGCGTGACTGTATACGACAGGACTGCCGGCTCTGCCGGGCTCTTGATGAACCCCGCGCCGGCCAGGGACGGAAATTCCCTCAACCCGTTCTCCATAAAGGAAGTCAGGTTTGCCATGAACTACCTCATTGACCGCCAGTTCGTGGTGAACGAGATCTACAAGGGGTACGGAAGCCCGCTTGTCGACCCCTTTGGCATCTACTCGCCGGAATACCTCAACGTCATTGACACGGTAGAGTCGTTCGGGTTCAGCTACAACCCCGGCCTTGCAGAAAAAATGATCACCGACGCCATGACTGCCGCCGGCGCCACCAAGGATGCGGCAAGCGGCAACAAGTGGATGTTCAAGGAAAGCCCCGTCACCGTCAAGATAATGATAAGGCTCGACGACGCATCGAGAAAATCGATAGGAGAGCTTGTCGCCTCAAAGCTCGAAGAGTCAGGGTTTACGGTGCAAAAGGAATATGGAGACCTGACCAAGGCCAACACCATAGTATACGGCTCCAACCCGCAGGACCTGAAATGGAACGTGTACACGGAGGGGCTTGCAGGAACGTCTGTGTTCGTGAAATACAACCCGATAATACCGGGCCAGATGTACGCCCCGTGGGTCGGCAACATGCCGGGCTCCCAGAACCCGAGCTTCTGGAACTACCAGAACTCCACGCTTGACGAGATTACGCAAAAGATATTCTTTGCCAACTTTACGTCGGCAGAAGACAGGAGCAGGCTGGTGAACGCGGCCGTCAAGGGTGGCATACAGGAATCGGTCAGGATATTCCTTGCGCAGAGGACAGAGCCGTTTGTGGTTTCTTCTTCGCTCAAGGGCGTGGTCAACGACTTTGGCGCAGGCATCACAAGCAAGTATTCGCTCGTAAACGCCCGGCCTTCAGACGGCAAGGGCACCCTCAACATCGGCGTCAAGCAGATCCATCAAGGGTCATGGAATGGCATAGGCGGCCTGTCAGACACGTACAGCAGGGACATCTTTAACAATGTCTACGACAGCGCTACTTTCAGGGACCCGTACACCGGCGAGATAATCCCCATGAGGACCCAGTGGACAGACATCTCCACGCAGGGCCCGACCGGCAAGCTGCAAGTGGCAGAGGACGCCCAGACGTGGGATCCCGCCACGCAAAAGTGGAAGGACGCCGGGCCCGATGCCACTGCCACGAGCAAGGTCACGTACAAGCTTCTCTATTCAAAGTGGCACAACGGCATCCCGATGGACAAGTCTGACCTGCTGTACTCCCAGTACTTTACTTTTGAGTGGGGCACCAATTCTGGAAGCGACGACCAGACGGTCGACCCAGAATACACCTCGTCGGCCGCGCCGGCACTCCCGCTCCTCAAGGGAATCAAGTTTACGTCGGATGGCACCCTAGAGTCGTACGTCAACTTTTGGCACTATGACGACAAAGAGATAGCTGACTTTGCGCCGGCGTGGGCGGCAGAGCCCTGGGAGATAACCGCGGCGACTGAGAGGCTCGTCACCGACGGCAAGTTTGCATATTCAAGGAGCCAGGCAAGCGCCAAGAACGTCGACTGGCTCGACCCGATAGTGCCGGAGCACGCGCAGGCGATAAAGGAAGAGCTGCAACAGATGAAGAGCGAAAATTACGTACCTGCGGCGCTCAAGGGGATAGTGAGCGTTGACGACGCGAAAAAGCGCTACGACGCAAGCATCGCCTGGATAAACACGCACGGGAACGCCATCATCAGCAATGGCGCGTTCTACCTTGACAGTTTCAACATTGCCGGAGGAACGATAACCATCAGGGCTTTCCGCGACCCTTCGTACCCGTTTGAGCAGGGGCACTGGTCGGCCTACGAGAACCCGAAGCTTGCGACGATAGAAAGGGTGGACGCGGCCAGGATGATAGAGATAGGCAAGCCGGCGGAAATGACTGTCAGCGTGCAGGTAGACGGCAAGCCGAGCAACGACGCGCTGGTAGAATATTTCATATTCAACAAGGACGGAAAAGTTGTTGCAAGGGGCGAGGCCAAGGCAGCGCAGGACGGGAGCGCAGCAGGGACGTTCAGGGTTGACCTGACGCCGGAGAACACGTCGAAACTGACGCCGGGGCCAAGCCAGCTAAAGATATTTGCAAACAGCAAGTACGCTTTCAGGCCGGACATTTCGACCAACACCATCCTTGCCGTGGCTGCAGGAGCGCCAGGCGGCAGCAATAGTGGAGGAGTAAGCACGACAACTCCCGGCAGCAACGGAGGGCAACAGCAGCAACAACCACAGCAGCCGGCGCAGCCGTCCGGGTGCCTCATCGCAACAGCGGCGTTTGGCTCCGAACTGACGCCACAGGTGCAGTACCTCCGCAACTTTAGAGAACATTACATACTGTCAACCGCCTCCGGCGCGGCGTTCATGAACGCCTTTAACACGGTCTATTACTCGTTCAGCCCGCAGGTCGCGGATTACGAGCGCCAGCAGCCGTGGCTGCAGGCCACGGTCAAGACCGCCCTGTACCCGCTGTTCGGGATACTGATGGCGTCAGAAAAGGCGTACTCGGTGGCCGCAGGAGGCGACGCAGGGGCGGTGGCGGCAGGAGCCGTTGCAAGCACGCTGATTGGCGCTGTATACCTGTGGCCGGCGGCGCTTTCGGCGCGCCTGCAGGGCAGGTTTGGAATTGCTGCCAAGGTATCGCTTGCAGTGATGGGTGCCGCAGCAGCGTTGATTGCAATAGGCGTGGCAACGACAGACAATTCGCCGTTGCTGCTGTTAGCAGGCACGTCCCTGTTTGTCCTGTCGGCGGCAAGCGCGTCCGCGATTGCAGTCGGCAAGCTGGCAAGGATCGGCTACACCGCGCTAATACGGCAGGCAGGCAGACATTAA